From a region of the Syngnathoides biaculeatus isolate LvHL_M chromosome 2, ASM1980259v1, whole genome shotgun sequence genome:
- the cs gene encoding citrate synthase, mitochondrial — MSFLTVSRLAPKILNSKNATYFITAARNASASTTNLKDVLSDLIPKEQSRIKNFKQQYGKTNIGQITVDMVYGGMRGMKGLVYETSVLDPDEGIRFRGYSIPECQKLLPKAEGGEEPLPEGLYWLLVTGQVPTEEQVNWVSKEWAKRAALPSHVVTMLDNFPTNLHPMSQFSAAITALNSESSFARAYSEGVHKSKYWEYAYEDSMDLIAKLPCIAAKIYRNLYREGSSIGAIDSNLDWSHNFTNMLGYSDTQFTELMRLYLTIHSDHEGGNVSAHTSHLVGSALSDPYLSFSAAMNGLAGPLHGLANQEVLVWLTALQKELGGEVSDEKMRDYIWNTLKSGRVVPGYGHAVLRKTDPRYTCQREFALKHLPNDPMFKMVAQLYKIVPDVLLEQGKAKNPWPNVDAHSGVLLQYYGMTEMNYYTVLFGVSRALGVLAQLVWSRALGFPLERPKSMSTEGLMSLVGAKSG, encoded by the exons AATGCCACCTACTTTATTACAGCTGCCAGAAACGCCAGCGCCTCTACAACA AATCTGAAGGATGTTTTGTCCGACCTGATTCCTAAAGAACAGAGCAGGATCAAAAACTTTAAGCAGCAGTATGGAAAAACCAACATAGGGCAGATTACTGTGGACATG GTGTATGGTGGTATGAGGGGGATGAAGGGTCTAGTTTATGAGACCTCCGTGCTGGATCCTGATGAG GGTATCCGCTTCCGAGGCTACAGCATCCCAGAGTGTCAGAAGTTATTGCCCAAAGCTGAAGGAGGTGAGGAGCCTCTGCCTGAGGGTCTCTACTGGCTGCTGGTCACAGGACAGGTGCCTACTGAGGAGCAG GTGAACTGGGTGTCAAAAGAGTGGGCAAAGAGAGCGGCGCTCCCCTCACACGTCGTCACCATGTTGGACAACTTCCCCACAAATCTCCACCCCATGTCTCAGTTTAGCGCCGCTATCACGGCCCTTAACAGCGAGAGCAGCTTTGCACGCGCCTACTCTGAGGGTGTGCACAAGTCGAAGTACTGGGAG TATGCCTATGAAGACTCCATGGACCTGATTGCCAAGCTGCCGTGCATCGCAGCCAAGATCTACCGCAACTTGTACCGTGAAGGCAGCAGCATCGGAGCCATCGACTCCAACTTGGACTGGTCTCACAATTTTACCAACATGCTGGGCTACAGCGACACCCAGTTCACCGAGCTTATGAGACTCTACCTCACTATCCACAG TGACCATGAAGGAGGCAACGTCAGCGCGCACACCAGCCACTTGGTGGGCAGTGCCCTATCTGACCCTTACTTGTCCTTCAGTGCAGCCATGAATGGTCTAGCTGGTCCACTTCATGGCCTGGCAAACCAG GAGGTTCTGGTATGGTTGACCGCACTGCAGAAGGAGCTGGGAGGGGAAGTGTCTGATGAGAAGATGAGGGATTACATCTGGAACACGCTCAAGTCGGGAAGG GTGGTGCCAGGCTACGGTCACGCCGTCCTGAGAAAGACGGACCCGCGTTACACCTGCCAGCGTGAGTTTGCCCTCAAGCACTTGCCCAACGACCCCATGTTCAAGATGGTGGCTCAGCTCTACAAGATTGTTCCTGATGTGCTGCTGGAGCAGGGCAAGGCCAAGAACCCCTGGCCCAATGTGGACGCCCACAGCGGCGTTCTGCTGCAG TACTACGGAATGACCGAGATGAACTACTATACAGTGCTGTTCGGCGTATCTCGGGCTCTCGGCGTGCTGGCCCAGCTGGTGTGGAGTCGAGCCCTGGGATTCCCCCTGGAGCGCCCCAAGTCCATGAGCACAGAGGGACTCATGTCTCTGGTGGGCGCCAAGTCGGGTTGA